The Streptomyces tendae genome has a window encoding:
- a CDS encoding alginate lyase family protein, producing MSAAPPRHRRRARATLFALLTTALVGTLVLRPDAPPADAAPATFAHPGVTVSRGQLDFARGKVQAGAQPWKNAYDRMAASKYADLNRTPRPRAVVECGSYSNPNLGCTDEREDAIAAYTQALLWYVTRDERHAQKAIQLMDAWSAVIRDHTNSNAPLQTGWAGSSWAKAAEIVKHTYTGGWPGAGRFATVLRDVYLPEIINGSNSNGNWELTMMEAAVGISVHLEDRASYDKAMAKFRTRTAAYVYLASDGALPKTVPSQNLDTRDKIVRYWQNQSTFVTGLTQETCRDFTHTGYGLSSISHIAETSRIQGQDLYGTDVGERLRHALGFQAKYERGEAAPGWLCGGTLHRGLGPVTEVGYNALHNRLGHAMTNTQALTESTRPAGTNNLFVAWETLTHGDNPA from the coding sequence ATGTCCGCTGCACCCCCACGCCACCGCCGCAGAGCTCGTGCCACCCTGTTCGCCCTGCTGACCACCGCGCTGGTCGGCACCCTCGTCCTCCGCCCCGACGCCCCGCCCGCCGACGCCGCCCCCGCCACCTTCGCGCACCCCGGCGTCACCGTCTCCCGGGGCCAGCTGGACTTCGCGCGCGGCAAGGTCCAGGCCGGTGCCCAGCCGTGGAAGAACGCCTACGACCGCATGGCGGCCAGCAAGTACGCCGACCTGAACCGCACGCCCCGGCCCCGCGCGGTCGTGGAGTGCGGCTCGTACTCCAACCCCAACCTCGGCTGCACCGACGAGCGCGAGGACGCGATCGCCGCCTACACCCAGGCGCTCCTGTGGTACGTCACCCGCGACGAACGCCACGCCCAGAAGGCCATCCAGCTCATGGACGCCTGGTCCGCCGTGATCCGCGACCACACCAACAGCAACGCGCCCCTGCAGACCGGCTGGGCCGGCTCCTCCTGGGCCAAGGCCGCCGAGATCGTCAAGCACACCTACACCGGTGGCTGGCCCGGCGCCGGCCGCTTCGCCACCGTGCTCCGCGACGTCTACCTGCCCGAGATCATCAACGGCTCGAACTCCAACGGGAACTGGGAGCTGACGATGATGGAGGCCGCCGTCGGCATCTCCGTCCACCTGGAGGACCGCGCCTCCTACGACAAGGCCATGGCGAAGTTCCGCACCCGCACCGCCGCCTACGTGTACCTGGCCTCCGACGGCGCCCTGCCGAAGACCGTGCCGAGCCAGAACCTCGACACCCGGGACAAGATCGTCAGGTACTGGCAGAACCAGTCCACCTTCGTCACCGGCCTCACCCAGGAGACCTGCCGCGACTTCACGCACACCGGCTACGGCCTCTCCTCGATCTCACACATCGCCGAGACCAGCCGCATCCAGGGCCAGGACCTCTACGGCACCGACGTCGGCGAGCGGCTGCGGCACGCGCTGGGCTTCCAGGCGAAGTACGAGCGGGGCGAGGCGGCCCCCGGCTGGCTGTGCGGAGGCACCCTGCACCGCGGCCTCGGCCCGGTCACCGAGGTCGGCTACAACGCCCTGCACAACCGCCTCGGCCACGCCATGACCAACACCCAGGCGCTGACCGAAAGCACCCGCCCGGCCGGCACCAACAACCTGTTCGTCGCGTGGGAAACCCTCACACATGGGGACAACCCGGCCTGA
- a CDS encoding ABC transporter ATP-binding protein yields the protein MGRTVTETMVRVEDVHKSYGSGAAAVHALRGVSFEIPQGELVALKGRSGSGKTTLLNIVGGLDTPDRGRVDVGGRDLAGLDENGLLAMRRDHVGFVFQSFGLIPILSAAENVGVPLRLRGADPREREERVDLLLSLVGLADHAAQRPGELSGGQQQRVAIARALANNPSLLIADEPTGQLDAETGHAVMELLRAVVRSENVTALVATHDATLLDLADRVLELSDGEIVEH from the coding sequence ATGGGGCGGACGGTCACCGAGACCATGGTGCGCGTCGAGGACGTGCACAAGTCGTACGGCAGCGGAGCCGCTGCGGTGCACGCGCTGCGGGGCGTCTCCTTCGAGATCCCGCAGGGCGAACTCGTCGCCCTCAAGGGACGCTCCGGATCGGGCAAGACCACGCTGCTGAACATCGTCGGCGGCCTCGACACCCCCGACCGGGGACGAGTCGACGTCGGCGGACGCGACCTCGCCGGCCTCGACGAGAACGGTCTGCTGGCCATGCGCCGCGACCACGTCGGCTTCGTCTTCCAGTCCTTCGGCCTCATCCCCATCCTCAGCGCCGCCGAGAACGTCGGCGTCCCGCTGCGCCTGCGCGGGGCCGACCCGCGCGAGCGCGAGGAGCGCGTCGACCTGCTGCTGTCCCTCGTCGGCCTCGCCGACCACGCCGCCCAGCGGCCCGGCGAACTCTCCGGCGGCCAGCAGCAGCGGGTCGCCATCGCCCGCGCCCTCGCCAACAACCCCTCCCTTCTCATCGCCGACGAGCCCACCGGGCAGCTCGACGCCGAGACCGGGCACGCCGTGATGGAACTGCTGCGCGCGGTCGTCCGCAGCGAGAACGTCACCGCGCTCGTCGCCACCCACGACGCCACGCTGCTCGACCTGGCCGACCGGGTCCTGGAGCTCAGCGACGGCGAGATCGTCGAGCACTGA
- a CDS encoding sensor histidine kinase — translation MGRGKLRIHLGAAPGVGKTYAMLAEAHRRVERGTDCVVAFVETHGRPRTEALLTGLERVPYRRLEHGRAVVPEMDLDAVLARRPRVALVDELAHTNVPGSRNAKRWQDVEELLAAGIDVLSTVDIQHLESLGDVVESITGVRERETVPDEVVRRADQVELVDMTPEALRRRMAHGNIHQPDQVDAALSNYYRPGNLAALRELALLWVADRVDAHLQRYRSEHEVSAIWGSRERIVVGLTGGPEGRTLIRRAARLAEKGAGGQLLAVYISRSDGLTSASPGELAAQRTLVEDLGGSFHHVVGDDIPAALLDFARGANATQIVLGSSRRRAWQYVFGPGVGATVARDCGPDMDVHIVTHEEVAKGRGLPVARGARLGRLRLAWGWAVGTAGPVALAVLLSAVDPGLAIDMLLFLAVTVAAALLGGLWPALASAAVGSLLLNFLYTPPLHTWSVSGPRNIIAIVIFVAVGASVASVVDLAARRTHQAARLRAESEILSFLAGNVLRGETGLEDLLERVRETFGMESAALLERAGDVEPWTCAGRAGRGRPVGRPEDADVEVPVGDHMALALTGRVPPAEDRRVLAAFAAQAAVVLDRRRLREEADRALALAERNRIRTALLAAVSHDLRTPLAGIKAAVSSLRSEDVEWSDEDRAELLEGIEDGADRLDHLVGNLLDMSRLHTGTVAPLMRGTDLDEVVPRALGGVPEGSVALDVPEALPMVSADPGLLERAMANVIENAVKYSPPGEKVLVAASALAGRVEVRVVDRGPGVPDEAKDSIFEPFQRHGDAPRGAGVGLGLAVARGFTEAMGGTLNAEDTPGGGLTMTLTLRATATRPPAPPPPTEPGNRPAPPAPAAAARPAGAGGRPGQADVTPESPGRGNSPESPGRGNSPEPLGRGNSPGPPGRGNPPEPRDAGPGRAGDDSARGRTAGDSAYGRATGGPVRGRVTGGPSVPGVEPEPAEAGTSPASAEAPPELVGAGAPPGTGAAGLLPGPGGGGPGRATDDSVRGRKAGDLVCGRAADGSLRGRADVEKERRFS, via the coding sequence ATGGGACGCGGCAAGCTTCGGATCCACCTCGGTGCGGCACCGGGCGTGGGCAAGACCTACGCGATGCTCGCCGAGGCGCACCGGCGTGTCGAGCGGGGCACCGACTGCGTCGTCGCCTTCGTCGAGACCCACGGCAGACCCCGCACCGAGGCGCTGCTGACCGGGCTGGAACGCGTCCCGTACCGGCGACTGGAGCACGGCCGCGCCGTCGTCCCGGAAATGGATCTCGACGCCGTCCTCGCCCGCCGCCCCCGGGTCGCCCTGGTCGACGAGCTCGCCCACACCAACGTCCCCGGCTCGCGCAACGCCAAGCGCTGGCAGGACGTCGAGGAGCTGCTGGCCGCCGGGATCGACGTGCTGTCCACGGTCGACATCCAGCACCTGGAGTCGCTGGGCGACGTCGTGGAGTCCATCACCGGCGTACGGGAGCGGGAGACCGTGCCGGACGAGGTGGTGCGCCGGGCCGACCAGGTCGAACTGGTCGACATGACGCCCGAGGCGCTGCGCCGCCGCATGGCGCACGGCAACATCCACCAGCCCGACCAGGTCGACGCCGCCCTCTCCAACTACTACCGCCCCGGCAACCTCGCCGCGCTGCGCGAACTGGCCCTGCTGTGGGTCGCCGACCGGGTCGACGCCCACCTCCAGCGCTACCGCAGCGAGCACGAGGTCTCGGCGATCTGGGGTTCCCGCGAGCGGATCGTGGTCGGCCTGACCGGCGGCCCCGAGGGCCGCACGCTCATTCGGCGGGCCGCGCGGCTCGCGGAGAAGGGCGCCGGCGGGCAGCTGCTCGCCGTGTACATATCCCGCAGCGACGGGCTCACCTCCGCCTCGCCCGGGGAGCTGGCCGCCCAGCGCACCCTCGTGGAGGACCTCGGCGGCAGCTTCCACCACGTCGTCGGCGACGACATACCCGCCGCCCTGCTGGACTTCGCGCGCGGCGCCAACGCCACCCAGATCGTGCTGGGCTCCTCCCGCCGCAGGGCCTGGCAGTACGTCTTCGGCCCCGGCGTCGGCGCGACGGTCGCGCGGGACTGCGGGCCCGACATGGACGTGCACATCGTCACCCACGAGGAGGTCGCCAAGGGACGCGGACTGCCCGTCGCCCGGGGCGCCCGGCTGGGACGCCTGCGGCTCGCCTGGGGCTGGGCGGTCGGGACGGCCGGGCCCGTGGCCCTGGCGGTGCTGCTGAGCGCCGTCGACCCGGGCCTCGCCATCGACATGCTGCTGTTCCTGGCGGTGACGGTGGCCGCGGCACTGCTCGGCGGACTGTGGCCGGCGCTCGCCTCGGCGGCGGTCGGCTCGCTGCTGCTCAACTTCCTCTACACCCCGCCCCTGCACACCTGGAGCGTCTCCGGCCCGCGGAACATCATCGCCATCGTGATCTTCGTCGCGGTCGGGGCGTCGGTGGCGTCCGTGGTCGACCTCGCGGCCCGGCGCACCCACCAGGCGGCCCGGCTGCGCGCCGAGTCGGAGATCCTGTCCTTCCTCGCGGGCAACGTGCTGCGCGGCGAGACCGGTCTGGAGGACCTGCTGGAGCGGGTCCGCGAGACCTTCGGCATGGAGTCCGCCGCGCTGCTGGAACGCGCGGGCGACGTCGAGCCGTGGACCTGCGCGGGACGGGCCGGCCGGGGACGGCCGGTCGGACGGCCCGAGGACGCGGACGTCGAGGTGCCCGTCGGGGACCACATGGCGCTGGCGCTGACCGGCCGGGTGCCGCCCGCCGAGGACCGCAGGGTGCTGGCCGCGTTCGCCGCGCAGGCCGCCGTGGTCCTGGACCGCCGCCGGCTGCGGGAGGAGGCCGACCGCGCCCTCGCCCTCGCCGAGCGCAACCGCATCCGCACCGCGCTGCTCGCCGCCGTCAGCCACGACCTGCGCACCCCGCTGGCCGGAATCAAGGCGGCCGTCTCCTCGCTGCGCTCCGAGGACGTCGAGTGGTCGGACGAGGACCGGGCCGAGCTGCTCGAAGGCATCGAGGACGGCGCGGACCGGCTGGACCACCTGGTGGGCAACCTGCTGGACATGTCCCGCCTCCACACCGGCACCGTGGCGCCCCTGATGCGCGGGACCGACCTGGACGAGGTGGTGCCGCGCGCGCTCGGCGGGGTGCCGGAGGGAAGCGTCGCCCTGGACGTCCCCGAGGCGCTGCCCATGGTCTCCGCCGACCCCGGACTGCTGGAACGGGCGATGGCCAATGTGATCGAGAACGCCGTGAAGTACAGCCCGCCGGGGGAGAAGGTCCTGGTCGCCGCCAGCGCCCTGGCCGGCCGGGTCGAGGTGCGGGTCGTCGACCGCGGCCCCGGCGTCCCCGACGAGGCCAAGGACAGCATCTTCGAGCCCTTCCAACGGCACGGTGACGCCCCGCGCGGTGCAGGCGTCGGCCTCGGCCTGGCGGTCGCCCGGGGCTTCACGGAGGCGATGGGCGGCACCCTGAACGCGGAGGACACCCCCGGTGGGGGGCTCACCATGACCCTCACCCTGCGCGCGACCGCCACCCGCCCGCCGGCTCCGCCCCCGCCCACCGAACCCGGCAACCGCCCGGCGCCCCCGGCGCCTGCCGCGGCGGCCCGGCCCGCGGGGGCGGGCGGACGGCCCGGCCAGGCGGACGTCACTCCCGAGTCCCCGGGACGTGGCAATTCGCCCGAGTCCCCGGGACGTGGCAATTCGCCCGAGCCCCTGGGACGTGGCAATTCGCCCGGGCCCCCGGGACGTGGCAATCCGCCCGAGCCCCGGGACGCCGGTCCCGGCCGGGCGGGCGACGACTCCGCGCGCGGTCGGACGGCCGGAGATTCCGCGTACGGCCGGGCGACCGGCGGTCCCGTGCGCGGTCGGGTCACCGGCGGCCCCTCGGTGCCGGGCGTCGAGCCCGAACCCGCGGAGGCGGGTACCTCGCCCGCATCGGCGGAGGCGCCGCCCGAGCTCGTGGGAGCGGGTGCCCCACCCGGAACCGGGGCTGCCGGGCTCCTGCCCGGACCCGGGGGCGGCGGGCCCGGCCGGGCGACCGATGACTCCGTGCGGGGCCGGAAGGCCGGAGACCTCGTGTGCGGCCGCGCAGCCGACGGCTCCTTGCGCGGTCGTGCGGACGTGGAGAAGGAAAGGCGGTTCTCATGA
- a CDS encoding response regulator yields MTRVLVVDDDPAIVRALVINLKARSYEVDSAEDGAGALRAATARHPDVVVLDLGLPDMDGVEVIRRLREWTRVPVLVLSARHASAEKVQALDAGADDYVTKPFGMDELLARLRAAVRRAEPVGDGGDVVVETDAFTVDLAAKKVHRDGRDVRLTPTEWHLLEVLVRGGGRLVAQKQLLREVWGPSYGTETNYLRVYMAQLRRKLEADPSRPRHLITEPGMGYRFEK; encoded by the coding sequence ATGACCCGTGTGCTGGTGGTCGACGACGACCCGGCCATCGTGCGTGCCCTGGTGATCAACCTCAAGGCACGGTCGTACGAGGTCGACTCCGCCGAGGACGGTGCCGGTGCCCTGCGCGCGGCGACCGCCCGCCACCCGGACGTGGTCGTCCTCGACCTGGGCCTGCCCGACATGGACGGCGTCGAGGTGATCCGGCGCCTGCGCGAGTGGACCCGGGTGCCGGTCCTGGTGCTGTCCGCGCGGCACGCCTCCGCCGAGAAGGTCCAGGCGCTGGACGCCGGCGCCGACGACTACGTCACCAAGCCCTTCGGCATGGACGAGCTGCTGGCCCGGCTGCGGGCCGCCGTACGCCGCGCGGAGCCCGTCGGCGACGGGGGAGACGTGGTCGTGGAGACCGACGCGTTCACCGTCGACCTGGCCGCCAAGAAGGTGCACCGCGACGGCAGGGACGTACGGCTGACGCCCACCGAGTGGCACCTGCTGGAGGTGCTGGTGCGCGGCGGCGGCCGGCTGGTGGCGCAGAAGCAGCTGCTGCGGGAGGTGTGGGGGCCGTCGTACGGGACGGAGACCAACTACCTGCGCGTGTACATGGCCCAGCTGCGCCGCAAACTGGAGGCCGACCCCTCGCGTCCGCGGCACCTCATCACCGAGCCCGGCATGGGGTACCGCTTCGAGAAGTGA
- a CDS encoding OB-fold nucleic acid binding domain-containing protein, producing MSAVPRSEKPAGRFRRMLDRLSSSQEDLESEELREDAATAGCTRIGDCQDRQVVTVTGTLRTVTQRPRAGVPALEAELFDGTAALDVVWLGRRSIVGIEPGRKLIASGRIAMSRGRRVLFNPKYELRPLGRE from the coding sequence ATGAGTGCTGTTCCTCGGTCCGAGAAGCCGGCAGGCCGGTTCCGGCGCATGCTCGACCGGCTCTCGTCCTCGCAGGAGGACCTGGAGTCGGAGGAGCTGCGCGAGGACGCCGCGACTGCCGGGTGCACGCGGATAGGTGACTGCCAGGACCGGCAGGTCGTTACCGTTACTGGTACCTTGCGCACGGTCACGCAGCGGCCGCGTGCGGGAGTCCCGGCCCTGGAGGCCGAGCTCTTCGACGGTACGGCCGCGCTGGACGTGGTGTGGCTCGGCAGGCGCTCCATCGTGGGGATAGAGCCGGGGCGCAAGCTGATCGCATCGGGCCGGATCGCCATGAGCCGTGGCCGCCGGGTGCTGTTCAACCCGAAATACGAACTGAGACCCCTCGGACGGGAGTAG
- a CDS encoding DUF3159 domain-containing protein codes for MTSLDKPTTEETSADTSADDARAVTEAALFEAFGGVRGMVETVLPGLLFVSIYTVNKNLHMSALAALGVALAMVVVRLARRDTVKHAFSGVFGVGFGVVFAMMTGNAKDFYLPGMLYTLGLALAYIVTAMAGVPLIGLMLGPVFKENLSWRTRNPGRKKAYTKASWAWGLILLAKCAILFPLYWWADTTQLGWVLVALKIPPFLLAVYLTWVFLAKAPPPIDVFAEMEAEERAEEERKAAAASGESEGAPAGRHRRES; via the coding sequence GTGACGTCACTCGACAAGCCGACAACCGAAGAGACATCCGCGGACACGTCCGCGGACGACGCCCGGGCGGTGACGGAAGCCGCCCTGTTCGAGGCGTTCGGCGGTGTCCGGGGCATGGTCGAGACGGTGCTTCCGGGGCTGCTGTTCGTCAGCATCTACACGGTCAACAAGAACCTGCACATGTCGGCGCTCGCGGCGCTCGGCGTGGCGCTGGCCATGGTCGTGGTCCGGCTGGCCCGCAGGGACACCGTGAAGCACGCGTTCAGCGGCGTCTTCGGCGTCGGCTTCGGTGTGGTCTTCGCGATGATGACCGGCAACGCCAAGGACTTCTACCTGCCGGGCATGCTCTACACGCTGGGCCTGGCCCTGGCGTACATCGTCACGGCGATGGCGGGTGTCCCGCTGATCGGTCTGATGCTGGGCCCGGTCTTCAAGGAGAACCTCTCCTGGCGGACCCGCAACCCCGGCCGCAAGAAGGCGTACACCAAGGCCAGCTGGGCCTGGGGCCTGATCCTGCTCGCCAAGTGCGCGATCCTCTTCCCGCTGTACTGGTGGGCGGACACCACCCAGCTGGGCTGGGTGCTGGTGGCGCTGAAGATCCCGCCGTTCCTGCTCGCCGTGTACCTGACCTGGGTGTTCCTGGCGAAGGCGCCGCCGCCGATCGACGTCTTCGCCGAGATGGAGGCGGAGGAGCGGGCCGAGGAGGAGCGCAAGGCGGCGGCCGCCTCGGGCGAGAGCGAAGGGGCACCGGCCGGCCGGCACCGCCGCGAGTCCTGA
- a CDS encoding potassium channel family protein translates to MRVAIAGAGAVGRSIAGELLENGHEVLLIDKAPTAISVERVPQAEWLLADACEITSLDEAALQRCNVVIAATGDDKVNLVVSLLAKTEYGVPRVVARVNNPKNEWLFNESWGVDVAVSTPRLMSALVEEAVSVGDLVRLLRFSHGDANLVELTLPEESALAGTQVGDVEWPQDTSLVTIIRGTRVLTPTREDSLEAGDELLFVAAQAREEQLEDLLSVRKQA, encoded by the coding sequence ATGAGGGTCGCCATCGCCGGAGCCGGCGCCGTGGGCCGCTCGATCGCGGGCGAGCTGCTGGAGAACGGCCACGAGGTCCTGCTGATCGACAAGGCGCCGACCGCCATCTCGGTGGAGCGGGTGCCGCAGGCGGAGTGGCTGCTGGCCGACGCCTGCGAGATCACGTCCCTGGACGAGGCGGCACTCCAGCGCTGCAACGTCGTCATCGCCGCGACCGGCGACGACAAGGTCAACCTGGTCGTCTCGCTGCTCGCCAAGACCGAGTACGGCGTACCGCGTGTCGTCGCCCGGGTGAACAACCCGAAGAACGAGTGGCTGTTCAACGAGTCCTGGGGCGTGGACGTCGCCGTGTCCACTCCGCGTCTGATGTCGGCGCTGGTGGAGGAGGCGGTGAGCGTCGGCGACCTGGTCCGGCTGCTGCGCTTCAGCCACGGCGACGCCAACCTGGTGGAGCTGACCCTCCCGGAGGAGTCCGCGCTGGCGGGCACGCAGGTCGGGGACGTGGAGTGGCCGCAGGACACCTCGCTGGTCACCATCATCCGCGGCACGCGCGTGCTGACCCCGACCCGCGAGGATTCCCTGGAGGCCGGTGACGAGCTGCTCTTCGTCGCCGCGCAGGCCCGGGAGGAGCAGCTGGAGGACCTGCTCTCGGTCCGCAAGCAGGCGTAG
- a CDS encoding potassium channel family protein, whose amino-acid sequence MHIVIMGCGRVGSALAQALEEQGHTIAVIDRDPTAFRRLGSSFGGRRVTGVGFDQDTLREAGIEDAGAFAAVSSGDNSNIIAARVAREMFGIENVAARIYDPRRAEVYQRLGIPTVATVRWTADQMLRRLLPSGAEPLWRDPTGGVQLAEVHTSTEWVGHRISRLQDETGVRVAFLTRLGEAILPSSQTVLQEGDLVHVMMRTDEIDRVEAVFAKGPDEEGGR is encoded by the coding sequence ATGCATATTGTCATCATGGGCTGCGGAAGGGTGGGCTCCGCCTTGGCCCAGGCCCTGGAGGAGCAGGGGCACACCATCGCCGTGATCGACCGGGACCCCACCGCGTTCCGCCGGCTGGGCTCCTCGTTCGGCGGCCGCCGGGTCACCGGCGTCGGCTTCGACCAGGACACCCTGCGCGAGGCGGGCATCGAGGACGCGGGCGCCTTCGCCGCCGTGTCCAGCGGCGACAACTCGAACATCATCGCCGCCCGCGTGGCCCGCGAGATGTTCGGCATCGAGAACGTCGCCGCCCGCATCTACGACCCCCGCCGCGCGGAGGTCTACCAGCGCCTGGGCATTCCCACCGTCGCCACCGTCCGCTGGACGGCCGACCAGATGCTGCGACGGCTGCTCCCCTCGGGCGCCGAACCCCTGTGGCGCGACCCCACGGGCGGGGTCCAGCTCGCCGAGGTGCACACCTCCACGGAGTGGGTGGGACACCGCATCTCCCGGCTCCAGGACGAGACGGGCGTGCGGGTCGCGTTCCTGACCCGGCTCGGCGAGGCCATCCTCCCCAGTTCGCAGACGGTGTTGCAGGAGGGGGACCTGGTGCACGTGATGATGCGTACGGACGAGATCGACCGGGTCGAGGCGGTCTTCGCCAAGGGACCCGACGAGGAGGGCGGTCGCTGA
- a CDS encoding APC family permease gives MSKLTDVPKRILIGRALRSDRLGETLLPKRVALPVFASDPLSSVAYAPGEVLLVLSIAGLSAYHFSPWIAVAVVVLMFTVVASYRQNVHAYPSGGGDYEVATTNLGPKAGLTVASALLVDYVLTVAVSISSGIENLGSAVPFVVENKVPCAIGVIVLLTVMNLRGVRESGTLFAIPTYVFVAGVFLMIAWGAFRGVVLGDDMRAPTADFEIKPEHPGLAGFALVFLLLRAFSSGCAALTGVEAISNGVPGFRKPKSRNAATTLALMGLLAVTMFCGIIALASATDVRMAENPGKDLVHNGVPLGPGYVQDPVISQVAEAVFGSGTFLFVVLAGATALVLFLAANTAYNGFPLLGSILAQDRYLPRQLHTRGDRLAFSNGILLLAGAAGLLVWVYGADSTRLIQLYIVGVFVSFTLSQTGMVRHWNRLLATEKDQAKRRHMIRSRAINAFGAFFTGLVLVVVLLTKFTHGAWVALLGMCIFYATMTAIRRHYDRVAEEIAAPETPGEDTARPSRVHSVVLISKVHRPTLRALAYAKLLRSDTLEALSVNVDAEETRALREEWERRGIDVPLKVLDSPYREVTRPVIEYVKSLRAQSPRDVVSVIIPEYVVGHWYEHFLHNQSALRLKGRLLFTPGVMVTSVPYQLESSEAAKLRARRRQNWSAPGSVRRGPAERTKDTSPRT, from the coding sequence GTGTCCAAACTGACCGACGTGCCCAAACGCATCCTCATCGGGCGCGCACTGCGCAGCGACCGGCTGGGGGAGACCCTCCTGCCGAAGCGCGTCGCACTCCCCGTGTTCGCGTCCGACCCGCTGTCCTCCGTGGCGTACGCGCCGGGGGAGGTGCTGCTGGTCCTGTCCATCGCGGGCCTGTCGGCGTACCACTTCAGCCCCTGGATCGCGGTCGCGGTCGTCGTGCTGATGTTCACCGTGGTCGCCTCCTACCGGCAGAACGTGCACGCCTACCCCAGCGGCGGCGGCGACTACGAGGTGGCCACCACCAACCTCGGCCCGAAGGCCGGCCTGACCGTCGCGAGCGCCCTGCTCGTCGACTACGTGCTCACCGTCGCCGTGTCGATCTCCTCCGGCATCGAGAACCTCGGCTCCGCCGTGCCCTTCGTCGTCGAGAACAAGGTGCCCTGCGCGATCGGCGTGATCGTGCTGCTGACGGTGATGAACCTGCGCGGGGTCCGGGAGTCGGGCACACTCTTCGCGATCCCCACGTACGTCTTCGTCGCGGGCGTCTTCCTGATGATCGCGTGGGGCGCCTTCCGCGGGGTGGTGCTCGGCGACGACATGCGGGCACCGACCGCCGACTTCGAGATCAAACCCGAGCACCCCGGCCTCGCCGGCTTCGCCCTCGTCTTCCTGCTGCTGCGCGCCTTCTCCTCCGGCTGCGCCGCCCTCACCGGCGTCGAGGCGATCTCCAACGGCGTGCCCGGCTTCCGCAAGCCCAAGTCGCGCAACGCGGCGACCACCCTCGCCCTGATGGGCCTGCTCGCCGTCACGATGTTCTGCGGCATCATCGCGCTGGCCTCCGCCACCGACGTGCGGATGGCCGAGAACCCGGGCAAGGACCTGGTCCACAACGGTGTCCCGCTCGGCCCCGGCTACGTCCAGGACCCGGTGATCTCGCAGGTCGCCGAGGCCGTTTTCGGCAGCGGCACCTTCCTGTTCGTCGTCCTCGCCGGCGCCACCGCCCTGGTGCTGTTCCTCGCCGCGAACACCGCCTACAACGGCTTCCCGCTGCTCGGCTCGATCCTCGCCCAGGACCGCTACCTGCCCCGCCAGCTGCACACCCGCGGCGACCGCCTCGCCTTCTCCAACGGCATCCTGCTGCTCGCCGGCGCCGCCGGACTGCTGGTGTGGGTCTACGGCGCCGACTCCACCCGGCTGATCCAGCTGTACATCGTCGGTGTGTTCGTGTCCTTCACCCTCAGCCAGACCGGCATGGTGCGGCACTGGAACCGCCTGCTGGCCACCGAGAAGGACCAGGCCAAACGCCGGCACATGATCCGCTCCCGGGCCATCAACGCCTTCGGCGCCTTCTTCACCGGCCTGGTCCTGGTCGTCGTCCTGCTCACCAAGTTCACCCACGGCGCCTGGGTCGCGCTGCTCGGGATGTGCATCTTCTACGCGACCATGACCGCGATCCGCCGCCACTACGACCGGGTCGCCGAGGAGATCGCCGCCCCCGAGACACCGGGCGAGGACACCGCACGTCCGTCCCGGGTCCACTCCGTGGTGCTGATCTCCAAGGTCCACCGCCCCACACTGCGCGCCCTCGCCTACGCCAAGCTGCTGCGTTCCGACACCCTTGAGGCGCTCAGCGTCAACGTGGACGCCGAGGAGACCCGGGCGCTGCGCGAGGAGTGGGAGCGGCGCGGCATCGACGTCCCCCTGAAGGTGCTCGACTCGCCGTACCGGGAGGTCACCCGTCCGGTCATCGAGTACGTCAAGAGCCTGCGCGCGCAGTCGCCGCGCGACGTGGTGTCCGTGATCATCCCCGAGTACGTGGTCGGCCACTGGTACGAGCACTTCCTGCACAACCAGAGCGCGCTGCGGCTGAAGGGCCGGCTGCTGTTCACGCCCGGTGTGATGGTCACCTCGGTGCCCTACCAGCTGGAGTCCTCCGAGGCCGCGAAACTGCGGGCGCGCAGAAGGCAGAACTGGTCCGCGCCCGGCTCGGTGCGCCGGGGACCGGCGGAGCGGACGAAGGACACCTCCCCGCGCACGTAG